DNA from Metabacillus flavus:
AGGCTCTACCTTTAAAATATCCCGGCCCTTTGTCCAGATGTCAAAGCTGCATCCTACTCCGCAATACGTACAGACCGTTTTTGTTTTCTTAATTCTCTCCTCACGCATTGCAGACTCCATATCCGATATGGTTAAGATCGATCCGTAGCCTGTTTCAACATTTTTCGTAATCTCAATCATTGGGCGAAGGGTTTCTTTTTGGATATCCGTCATATATCCCGCTTCGCCTTCCATTCCTTTTTCCATCATGGCGTTGCATGGACATACCGTGGAGCAATGTCCGCAGGAAACACAGGAAGATTCATTGATGGGAACATCATTGTCCCAGATAACACGCGGTTTCTCCCGTTCCCAATCAATTGTGAGCGTTTCTGTTACCTGAACATTCTGACACGCTTCTACACACCGGCCGCATAGAATGCACTGATCAGGGTCGTATCGGTAAAATGGATGGGAATGATCAACAGGGTAAGGCTTTTGAGCAAAAGGAGTGCTTTGATGATTGATCTTCATTTCTTTAACTGTATTATGTACTTCACATCCGCCGTTGTTGTAATCACAAACCGTACAGTAGAGCTCGTGATTTTTCAATATTCGGTCCATGGCGATAATCTGTGCTTCTTTTACAGGTTTGGAGTCCGTATCAACCTTGTCACCATCTTTAAGGGTTGCAGAACAGGATCTTACGAATTCTCCATTCACCTTCACCAAACATGTATCACATGTTTCGATTGCACCAAGACTCGGATGATAGCAAACGTTCGGAATCTCAATCGAAGAAGCCGACAAAAGCTCAAGAATCGTCTGCTCTTCACTCGCTACTGCATCGATCCCGTTTATTTTCACATTAAATGTTTCCGGCAATTTCTCCTCTTCCTCTCTGCTGAAAAAATTTAGAAAAAAAGAACTTCTATCATTTTTCTTTCCCCAACCCATTAGAAATAAACTGAATTTGAAAACTATTCGATTCATATTCCTCAAAATTGCCCTCATTTAAACTTGAGAAACAAAAAAAACAGCCCATTCAGGCTGCCTTCATCCCTTCATTTCTTCATAATAGTTCCCAAGCTCCACAATGGCGCTGCCCATCCGCTCGTGGTCAGGCACAACCAGTCTTTCTATTCCCTCTTCCTTCAAAGCCTGTGCTGTTACCTTTCCTATTGCTAAAGCAACAACATGGTCGGAAAAAGCTTGTGTCACTTGTTCTGCTGCGCCATACTTTCTTGCGAAATCCATTAGAAACCGGCCTTGAGGTTTGCTTGTGAAATAAACAGCATCTACATCTTTGTGGATAATTTCCTCCACCAGAGACCGCATCGTCTCTTCATCAGGAGCGATGTGAAGGTATGGCTGGATTTCCACACATTCAGCTCCCTGGGCTTTGAAAAATCCTACCAGTTTCGGAGCCCGCTCTCCATGCAGCTGAATAGCCACTTTCTTTCCGCTGAAATCATGCTTTTCGAGTTCCCTGAGCAAGCCATCGTTACTCCCGTCATCATCTCGAACAGCTGGTTCAAGATGCATCCCCGCAAGAAACTTGGCGGTTTTATATCCCCGGATTCCAATTGAAAGCTTTTTTAATTCTGCTAAGAATGAGTCTTCTGCCTTCATTTCTGCAGCTTTCTTTAAAAGCGCTTCAGATCCCATCCCTGTCGTTAAAATGATCCAGTCGAAATAACCGCTTATAATGGTCCGGACGTCTTTTTCAAGCTGTTCATCGTTTAAAAAAACCGTTCCTTGGGCAGGACGGTGAAGATACGTCCCTCCATAATTTTCGATGATCGATTTTATTTCCTCAGCTTTTCTCTGGCCCGCAAAAACAATTCTTTTATTGATAAGCTTTTTCATCTGAAACCCCCTCAAGAAATATTAGCCGATTCGTGCATGAAATGGTCAAAAGACCGTAAAACTAACCTTATCAATACAAATCATGGAGGAGATTATGGGAAATCATCAGAAGGAACTTTTAGATAAAATCCAGTCACTCCAGCTGGAGCATACGAAAGCATGGCTCCACTATTGGCTCAATTATTCATCCTTCCATACTTGGCAGTTTTGGCTGAATATCGGCTTCCTGATCGTCCCGCTCGTACTTCTTTATTTTGTAATAGACAGGAATAAAGCCTTTTTCCTTGGTTTTTACGGATATAGCACACATGTGTGGTATGTCTATATTGATGCGTATGGGGCCAGTCAGGGATATTGGTTATTTCCTTACAAGCTTATCCCGTTTCTCCCTGTGAGTTTTGCGTTGGATGTTTCTTTTGCTCCCGTTTCTTACATGCTCATTTACCAATGGGTTCTGAAACATAAGAAAAACTATTATCTCTATATGGCATTGTACAGTGCCTTCATGTCCTTTATCTTTAAACCAATCATGGTTGCTGCTGAGCTTTTTCAGCTGAATCGCGGAGCAAGCTATTTAACCCTATTTATCGGCTATTCCAGTGTAGCTCTTATTGCAAAGTGGATAACCAATATATTTATTCATTTAAAGAAAACAGCTGGAAATCTTTAACGTTCATTGATTTTCTGAAAAACCATGCCTTTTTCCTTCATTAAATATTGCAAAGCTGTGCGGAAGGATGAAAAGGTGTTCAACTCCTTCACAAAAGCCTGCCTGGATTCTGTAAGGATTTGGGTAATAGCAGGGGTGAAGCCAACAAACAGCACTTGTACACCCATGAGTTTTAAAGTAGAAGTCAAATTCTCAATGTATCTTCCAAAAACAGAAATCTCTCCTATCTCCTTCTTGGATATAGCAGTGAAATCAATGACCGCTGTATTCACATTTGCTGAAAAAATGTACTCGGTAATCTTCGTGATCATCAGCTCGAAACGATCCGCATCCAGCCTTCCCGTAAAAGGAATAAGAACGGTCTCCGGTATAATAGAAGGGATAATGGGGGCAGATAAATCCTTTATTAACTGCTCACAGTCCGTCACCTTTTGGTTTAGCGCTTTAATTTCTGTTCGTAATCCCTCTAATTCGCTTTCTTCACCTTTCATACTCCACCTCGTACTTCCGGTTATTTTGAAAAAACTCTTTATTCACAGCATGCAGTATCTGCCCAAAAGTCCTGTACGGTTTCCTAAAAGAAAAATGGGTAAGAACAAACTGCCGTAAATGCCTTGACGAAAGATCACAGACTGAATACGCCGCGTCCTGCAGCAACGTCTGTGCGGCCCTCATCCTGCGGACCCTGACTAACCATCAGCGAAATCCCAGCCGATGGACGTTTCACTCCATCAATTTTAGCATTATTTTTCCCATGTAAAAAGGAGCCTGCAGCAGACTCCTTTTATTGGCTGGCTGTTTCCGCAAACTTTACTGCTGAAATGGTATAGAATAGGGTTGGGATGCCCGTTTTCCCGGGCATCGTCCGCAAAGAACCTATTAAAGATCAGCAATTGAAAAGAAAAGAGCCATATTTAATTTTGATGCGCATTCATAATTTCTTTCGCTTTGCCGGAGGTTTGGATCATTAAATCTGAAATCAATTCATTATCAGTGGTGAGCGTTTCGACAGAAGCATTCATTTCTTCGAGTCCCGCACTCGATTCTTCAATAATCGCAGCAAGCTCTGCTGTTGATTTTTCAACTTCGGAGCTGCTGTCAACCACTTTGCTGTACACTACTTCTGTATGAAGAAAATCTTCATTCATCTTCTGAATCATTCTCTTCAGCGTTTCAAAATATTTCCCTACATCTTCAGATGAGCCCAATACCTTTACAATTTTCCTTTCGCTTTCCTCCATTTTTTTCAGGGTAAGCGAATTATCATGGTTGACCTGCAGCAAATTGGCCGTTATGCTTTCAGCTGTTTTATTTGTCATTTCAGCAAGCTTCCGGATTTCTTCTGCAACGACCGAAAATCCTTTGCCTGCTTCTCCCGCCCGTGCAGCTTCAATGGAGGCATTCAATGCCAAAAGGTTGGTTTGTTCAGAAATTTGTTTAATGCTGTTTGAGAAAGAATTGGTTTCTTTTACTTTTTCACTCAGCTCTTGAAACGACCGGTTAAGGTCCGAAATCGTCACTTTAATCTCCGTAACATCCTGAGTAAAATAGGAAACCTTGCTTTCTCCTTCACCAGTTATTTTCTGCGTTTGTCCGGCTTCCTCTAAAAGCTCTTTCATTTGATTACTCAGCTTCATCATCATTTCATGGGAGGCTGAGGTGTTTTGAGAAATATTTGAAATTTGCTCCGTCTGCTGGTAGCTTCCAGAAGCAATTTCATTGAGCCCTGCCTTCATATCGCTCTGAGCTCTTAGATTGCTTTGAATGCGTTCGCTTGCCACAGAAACACTTTCAAGAATATGTTTCATACTGTCGTGAAGCTTAGCAGCTTGCCTGCTCTCTTCAGCCGCTTTCGTTTCTGTTTCAAGAACAAGTTGCTGGACATGGTCCGACTGTTTTCTGTTTAAATGGATGAGCACAGATAAAATCAGTCCTGAAAGTCCATATGCAAGAATAACGGTTGCGACGTTTGCTTGAATGGAGGCCAATTCTTTTGTGCTGTGCAGAGCAGCAAGGATAATGGTGACAAAACCAAGTGTAAATCCAATCGCGAAAATTAGCCTTCGAAAATGAACCGCTGCAAAAATCGCCAAAAAGAAGGTGACAATCACTACGGTCCATCCTCCCCCGGCTACATAAATACCCGTAATCGTAAACACGTTTACCAGTACCGCACTTGTATAAGGAAAGAGAATATATTTTTTGAGGATCTTTTGGCATAGGAAGAAAACAACGGTAAATAGGATAAGTTCTGATGCAAAGAGGATTATCGTTTCTGTTTCTTTCGTTCCAATTGATTTTAATAGAGCAAGAACAAGTGATATGGAGAAAGCTGTGTACATTAATAAGTTTTTCTTTTTGATGTCCGCTTCGATTATCTGCTGAACATTCTGCATGTGAATACCCCTTTTACCCGAATGATTTTAGAAGACAAGCGGCTGCTTTACTGCCGCCTGCTGTATTAAGGTCTGATATCTGATTTAAAGCTTGAAAATCCATCATCTGCCATTACGACAGATCCATTAAGGGAGCGAGCTTCATCTGTTGCCAGGAAGGCTACAACTGCAGCAATTTCTTCTGGCTCAATCAGCTTTCTAGTAAGCTGCTGCTGCTTCATATATTCAAGCAAACCAGCATCTCTGTATCCTTGAACAATTTTCGTATTAACCGCTGCAGGTCCGACTCCTACTACTCGAATTCCATGAGGGGCCAGTTCAAGCGCACCATGTTTTGTCAGCATAACAACCGCACCTTTTGCAGCTTGGTAGCCCGTAATTCCGAGTGTCCCGACAAATCCGAACACAGAAGCATTGTTAATAATCACGCCTTCCGTACCCAGATCCTTCATTTTCCGGGCTGCCGCAAGCATTCCATAATAAACACCATGCTGATTCACATTTACAACCTTATGATAATCCTCAGGTGAATGATCTAAAAATGGTTTTGTAATTCCGATTCCCGCATTATTGAACATGACATGAATATTCCCGAACGTCTGTACCGTGAATTCTACAAGTGCTTCTACTTGTTCAAAGCTTGTTACATCTGCTTTAAAAAAGCGGGCTTCTCCGCCGCTTTCTTGAATATCGCGAACTGTAAGCTCTCCTAGTTCTTCATTAAAATCAGAAACAATTACTTTTGAGCCCTCTTTTGCAAGTCTTATCGCTGTTTCTCTGCCGATTCCTTCTGCTCCGCCTGTTACAACACTTACTTTATCCTTTAATCTCATTTTTGTGGGCCTCCTCTGATTACTGCTACAGTTATATAAATCGGCTATTTCTTGAAATTATGAAGAGAATTAGAGAAAATAGTATCGTGCGGTATTAAGTTTATTTGATGATATGGCATTTTAAAGAGAATTAAGTTACTCTTAATCAATTAATTATTTTACTAAAAAAGCATCAACTTCTTGCTGAACCCAATGAATTTTATGAAAAGCAGTGATTGTATTCTTCAGGACCTGCAGTTTTGCTTTTATTTTTAAACACATAAGAAACTTCTTCTTTTTTCTGGTAAAATAACAAAGAGATTTTAATATTTAGGGGTGAAATTTATGGATATGAATCAGGCGCTTCGAGAATACTTCCGCCAGCATGCCAGTAAACTGACTGAGGACTGGTACAGCACCCTCGGAAATTATGATCCTTCTACCGTTTATGGTTCTAAAGACCCTGAAGTAATTGAGGGAGTTAAAGCTCAAAATCTAGAATTCCACATCCATGCACCTGATATTTTTATAGAGGAAAAAGAAACATTTTTGATTCGATTCTACGAATGGGTTCATAAAGTGGCAAGAGATGGAGCCCATCTTAAAACTCCTAATTACTTTGTTATTAAAGAGTTTAAAAGAGTCCGCAAACAGTATATAACACTGATTAACGCATTTATTCTTGAGCACCGCGATGAAGTCTCGTGCGACCTGGCTGATGAGTGGATGAACAAAGTGCTGGAAGTCTTTGATATTGCCATTCTAAAATTTGTAGAGGAAGCGGAGAACAATTCTAAGCAGCAGCTGAAAGCACAGCAGGAAATGATCTACGAGCTCAGTTCTCCTGTCATTAGCCTCGCCAACAAGGATGCTCTTTTGCCGCTTGTAGGCGACATTGATACCGCAAGGGCAAAAATCATTCTTGAGAATACACTGGAGCAATGCTCTCAAAAAGGCATTGAACATCTGTTTATCGATTTATCAGGGGTTGTAATTATTGATACAATGGTCGCCCAGCAAATTTTCCAGCTGATTGACACTCTCAATTTAATAGGCGTCAAGACTACAATCTCAGGCATCCGGCCTGAAATTGCCATGACTGCTATGCAGCTTGGTCTTTCTTTTGAGAAAACCAATATCCGCTCGACTTTATCTCAGGCTATCGTTTCAGCAAAAAAGGACATCTAATGTATGTCCTTTTTTGCTGTTCTTTTCCAGGCGTTGCCTCTTAGTTTCTTGGTATAGAAATTGAATGAATGTCTAGAGTCATATTTGATTTTACTGAACGATTTTCGATCTTCCCTGAATACACTTCTTCACCCGTTTTCATGCTGAAGGCTTTTATATACGATTCTTTTGAATTCTTCTTACCTGCGGCGTACATCACACCTTCTTTGAAGGTAAAGGTGTCAAGAGAATTTTGCTGTATCGGTAATAACCGTTCCAGATCAATTTTTCCAGATTTTATGTCATAACGGAGTGCGTTCATTTTTCCGTTTTCAGAAACAGTATAGTACAGGTGGGAATTCTCAATGAACAGATCCTGAATTTCGCCCATAATGGACGGCAGAGTTATTTTTTCCTCTGTTCCTGTTTTATTATTTATTACATAGTACTCTCTCCGCTCGAACTGATTGTCTTCTCCATCCTGCTTATAATAATTTTTAATGTATGCAGTGTAATCGCTTGGTCTTAACGGATCCAATTCATTGAACAAGGTGATATAATAGTTTTCTTTATTCTTCATTTCTGTCTCGCCGAAACGCTGTTCTCCTACCAGCTCCCGGTCCTTTAAATTAAAATTATAACTTGTATAACTTTCCCGGTTTGCATCTGAAGCGCCATAGACAAGTACCTTTACTTCATTATTCACTCTCTGAACATCCGTAACATAGAACAAAGATTGACCTTTTACAGGAACCTTTGCATCAAACTTCATTTGTTTTTTTGTATTTTTGTCCATTATGGCAAAAGTGAACACTCTCTTTTCATCTTCCTCCTGAGCCAATTGAGCGCTCACAAGCCATTTTTCGTCCTCGTATATTTCTCCAGACTCTTTATTGCCTCTCATAAAATCCCGGTAATCATCTTGAATTCTCTCGAAATCTGTACTCCCGAACCATTTTCTGTCCTGCTGTTCAATGATTGATAGGCGGCTGTGGTATTCCGATCCTTTTTCCGTAATGCGGAGGCTCTCATTTGCATATTCTTGATTATCCTTCATGTAATAGCTGCCGATTAAAGAAATTCTGCTTCCAATGTCTTTGCTTCCGCTCTCTGTTTTTATCTTGAAATTAGGAAGTAGGCTTTTCGTATAAGCAGCCTGGACATAAAAGGAACCTATTCCTAAAACTGCGATGATGGTGATCAGCATCGTTTTCCAATATTTTTTCATTATATATGCTCCTTATACCGTAATCTTCTTAGCCAGCAGGAATCGGCTCATAAAGACAGACAGAACTCCAATGGCACCGACACAGGCTATCCCAATATATATGATTTCAATTGGGTATAACTGGTCCAATGTTTCGGCCAAAAACACTGGGATTAAAGCAACTAAGCAAGCCAGAACACCATATCCAATCCCAATTCCTGCACCAAGCCATTTATAGCTTCTTTCAAACAGGATGATCGTATTTAATACAAGTACTAATGTAATTCCAGCGCCATAGTACAAAACAAATTCCAAAAAGGTGGAAGGGATGATCATACTGAGTACAGCGTTGGAATTCATAACGTATGAAAGCGGAGTAAGGCCCCTCAAATCCTGCGGAACAATGGATTGATAAATGGCAAATTCGAATGGTAATAACAGAAGTTGAAGTGC
Protein-coding regions in this window:
- a CDS encoding uroporphyrinogen-III synthase, with translation MKKLINKRIVFAGQRKAEEIKSIIENYGGTYLHRPAQGTVFLNDEQLEKDVRTIISGYFDWIILTTGMGSEALLKKAAEMKAEDSFLAELKKLSIGIRGYKTAKFLAGMHLEPAVRDDDGSNDGLLRELEKHDFSGKKVAIQLHGERAPKLVGFFKAQGAECVEIQPYLHIAPDEETMRSLVEEIIHKDVDAVYFTSKPQGRFLMDFARKYGAAEQVTQAFSDHVVALAIGKVTAQALKEEGIERLVVPDHERMGSAIVELGNYYEEMKG
- a CDS encoding CBO0543 family protein; the encoded protein is MGNHQKELLDKIQSLQLEHTKAWLHYWLNYSSFHTWQFWLNIGFLIVPLVLLYFVIDRNKAFFLGFYGYSTHVWYVYIDAYGASQGYWLFPYKLIPFLPVSFALDVSFAPVSYMLIYQWVLKHKKNYYLYMALYSAFMSFIFKPIMVAAELFQLNRGASYLTLFIGYSSVALIAKWITNIFIHLKKTAGNL
- a CDS encoding STAS domain-containing protein, which translates into the protein MKGEESELEGLRTEIKALNQKVTDCEQLIKDLSAPIIPSIIPETVLIPFTGRLDADRFELMITKITEYIFSANVNTAVIDFTAISKKEIGEISVFGRYIENLTSTLKLMGVQVLFVGFTPAITQILTESRQAFVKELNTFSSFRTALQYLMKEKGMVFQKINER
- a CDS encoding methyl-accepting chemotaxis protein, which produces MQNVQQIIEADIKKKNLLMYTAFSISLVLALLKSIGTKETETIILFASELILFTVVFFLCQKILKKYILFPYTSAVLVNVFTITGIYVAGGGWTVVIVTFFLAIFAAVHFRRLIFAIGFTLGFVTIILAALHSTKELASIQANVATVILAYGLSGLILSVLIHLNRKQSDHVQQLVLETETKAAEESRQAAKLHDSMKHILESVSVASERIQSNLRAQSDMKAGLNEIASGSYQQTEQISNISQNTSASHEMMMKLSNQMKELLEEAGQTQKITGEGESKVSYFTQDVTEIKVTISDLNRSFQELSEKVKETNSFSNSIKQISEQTNLLALNASIEAARAGEAGKGFSVVAEEIRKLAEMTNKTAESITANLLQVNHDNSLTLKKMEESERKIVKVLGSSEDVGKYFETLKRMIQKMNEDFLHTEVVYSKVVDSSSEVEKSTAELAAIIEESSAGLEEMNASVETLTTDNELISDLMIQTSGKAKEIMNAHQN
- a CDS encoding SDR family NAD(P)-dependent oxidoreductase, translated to MRLKDKVSVVTGGAEGIGRETAIRLAKEGSKVIVSDFNEELGELTVRDIQESGGEARFFKADVTSFEQVEALVEFTVQTFGNIHVMFNNAGIGITKPFLDHSPEDYHKVVNVNQHGVYYGMLAAARKMKDLGTEGVIINNASVFGFVGTLGITGYQAAKGAVVMLTKHGALELAPHGIRVVGVGPAAVNTKIVQGYRDAGLLEYMKQQQLTRKLIEPEEIAAVVAFLATDEARSLNGSVVMADDGFSSFKSDIRP
- a CDS encoding STAS domain-containing protein, translating into MDMNQALREYFRQHASKLTEDWYSTLGNYDPSTVYGSKDPEVIEGVKAQNLEFHIHAPDIFIEEKETFLIRFYEWVHKVARDGAHLKTPNYFVIKEFKRVRKQYITLINAFILEHRDEVSCDLADEWMNKVLEVFDIAILKFVEEAENNSKQQLKAQQEMIYELSSPVISLANKDALLPLVGDIDTARAKIILENTLEQCSQKGIEHLFIDLSGVVIIDTMVAQQIFQLIDTLNLIGVKTTISGIRPEIAMTAMQLGLSFEKTNIRSTLSQAIVSAKKDI